In Sphingobacterium sp. lm-10, one DNA window encodes the following:
- a CDS encoding transglycosylase domain-containing protein — protein MFKRVKNQVLRWILILVYTVILFTCAIQLNFLGLFGYSPTKNDIVLPTLNVSSELYTADSVLIGRYFREDRDPVAFDSISPAILEALVATEDVRFYEHSGVDFLGLIGSVVSTLRGSDRGGSTITQQLSKNLYKTRYQESQGLLGRIPGVGILITKYKEWMTAFKLESRYSKQEIITMYLNTVSFSNNAYGIKSASLRYFNKQPSQIAEREAAVLVGMLKATTLYNPIRNPNNAFKRRNVVLGQMLKEGYLTEAEHGKLVKDSLGLNLNYHEVSSSNDSYLRTAVEKWLDSWSKENDVDIYTSGLKIYTTIDSRMQRIAEDNMVQRMRELQNRFDNVWRGKTPWRDKSGEVVPNFLEDQARNLPIYKTLMEQHSNNEEQVFNILRQTKEMEVFTWDGMEKKTLSTMDSLQHYLTMLNMGMMAMDPYSGEVKVWIGGINHRFYKFDHVNQARRQAGSTFKPFAYMAALESGMAPCDKYEDKPVRIEFVNNKNENEVWEPKNADWNFSYQQMSLRWAMARSLNSVTAQITNDVGWDNVVKMAHQLGITSPLASVPSVGLGSNDVSVFEMVRAYAAFMNKGKRTEPVLVSKIVDANGRVLAEFKSEQKQAISPENAWLMSYMLRGTIEEPGGTSQALWEWDLFQNNNEIGGKTGTSSDYVDGWYMGVTKDLVAGVWVGCDEQSIHFTSSANGEGSKTALPIYASFLEELYKQPQLGVTFGKFPEPSVKITKSYLCPSPRIRVQPDSVSTEIEEMEMPDFEEITFPDIIGPEL, from the coding sequence ATGTTTAAAAGAGTGAAAAACCAGGTTTTGCGATGGATATTAATCCTTGTGTACACCGTTATTCTATTCACCTGTGCTATACAGCTCAATTTCCTTGGTTTATTTGGCTATTCACCCACCAAGAATGATATCGTTTTACCGACTTTAAACGTGAGTTCTGAGTTATATACTGCCGATTCGGTTTTGATTGGTCGTTACTTTCGCGAAGACCGGGATCCAGTAGCCTTTGATAGTATTTCACCAGCTATTTTAGAGGCGTTAGTCGCAACAGAAGATGTTCGATTTTATGAACATAGCGGTGTGGACTTTCTCGGACTTATCGGTAGTGTGGTATCTACCTTACGTGGTAGCGACCGCGGCGGAAGTACTATCACACAACAATTATCTAAAAATTTATATAAAACCCGATACCAGGAATCGCAAGGATTATTGGGTAGAATTCCAGGAGTAGGCATCCTGATCACAAAATACAAGGAATGGATGACTGCCTTTAAGCTAGAGAGCCGATATTCTAAGCAGGAAATTATTACCATGTATTTGAACACAGTATCTTTTAGCAACAATGCCTATGGTATAAAGTCGGCCTCCCTACGTTACTTCAATAAACAACCTTCGCAGATAGCAGAAAGAGAAGCAGCGGTATTGGTTGGCATGCTCAAAGCCACTACGTTGTACAATCCTATTCGTAATCCTAATAATGCTTTCAAACGCCGAAATGTCGTATTGGGTCAGATGTTGAAAGAGGGATATTTGACCGAAGCAGAGCATGGCAAATTGGTGAAAGATTCCCTAGGATTGAACCTAAATTATCACGAAGTTTCCAGTTCAAATGATTCTTATCTACGCACTGCGGTAGAGAAATGGCTGGATAGCTGGTCTAAAGAAAATGACGTTGATATTTATACCAGTGGACTTAAAATCTATACGACTATCGATTCACGCATGCAACGCATAGCGGAGGATAATATGGTGCAACGTATGCGAGAGCTGCAAAATAGATTCGACAACGTATGGCGTGGAAAGACACCATGGCGTGACAAAAGCGGTGAAGTCGTTCCTAATTTCCTGGAAGATCAGGCCCGCAACCTGCCGATTTATAAAACCCTGATGGAGCAGCATAGTAATAATGAGGAGCAAGTGTTCAACATTCTGCGCCAAACAAAGGAGATGGAGGTGTTTACCTGGGACGGCATGGAAAAGAAAACACTTTCTACTATGGATTCTCTACAGCATTACCTCACCATGCTCAACATGGGGATGATGGCTATGGATCCCTATTCCGGTGAGGTAAAGGTTTGGATTGGTGGCATCAATCATCGTTTTTACAAATTCGATCACGTCAATCAAGCACGTCGCCAGGCGGGTTCTACCTTCAAGCCTTTTGCCTATATGGCGGCACTAGAGTCGGGTATGGCGCCATGCGACAAGTATGAGGATAAGCCTGTGCGTATTGAGTTTGTCAATAATAAAAATGAAAATGAAGTGTGGGAGCCCAAAAATGCGGATTGGAATTTTTCTTATCAGCAGATGTCGCTTCGCTGGGCTATGGCACGTTCTCTCAATAGTGTTACTGCACAAATTACCAACGATGTTGGCTGGGATAATGTGGTTAAGATGGCGCATCAGCTAGGTATTACCAGCCCACTGGCATCTGTGCCATCTGTAGGGTTGGGTTCCAATGATGTATCTGTCTTTGAAATGGTCAGAGCCTACGCCGCATTTATGAATAAAGGTAAGCGGACAGAACCTGTCTTAGTATCAAAGATTGTGGATGCAAACGGACGTGTGCTTGCAGAATTTAAATCGGAGCAAAAACAAGCTATTTCTCCGGAAAATGCTTGGTTAATGAGCTATATGTTGCGGGGTACGATCGAAGAACCTGGAGGTACGTCTCAAGCGCTTTGGGAATGGGATCTTTTCCAGAATAATAATGAAATCGGTGGTAAAACCGGAACTTCCTCCGATTATGTGGATGGTTGGTATATGGGAGTGACGAAAGATTTAGTAGCAGGCGTATGGGTGGGCTGCGATGAGCAGAGCATCCACTTTACCAGCTCCGCCAATGGAGAGGGCTCTAAGACCGCCTTGCCAATCTATGCTTCGTTTTTGGAGGAGCTGTACAAACAGCCTCAATTGGGTGTTACGTTTGGTAAATTTCCTGAACCGAGTGTAAAAATTACGAAATCTTATCTTTGTCCAAGCCCTAGAATTCGCGTACAGCCTGATTCTGTTAGTACAGAAATCGAGGAAATGGAGATGCCAGATTTTGAAGAAATTACCTTTCCGGATATTATTGGACCAGAATTGTAA
- a CDS encoding GNAT family N-acetyltransferase, whose protein sequence is MHIEKVTLQDLSLVGELQPDGWAVITDNFIQYINSDFSFPIKATIDDNIVGLGNLVIFPGSAWLTHIIVAPEHQGEGIGSTIVDRLLEHAQQANIPSVALMASEMGEPIYAKAGFKVIGEYSEFKKLRENEPLPGNTSILPYSPSYRRHILKLDEIITGENREDLLSPYLENSMVFMKEEKITGYHIPFLGEGPIYALDVEAGISLMELHYSLTNKAVVPSQNADAIAYLKKQGFEHVGLNGKRMVWGADIAWNPSQVFGRINGAYG, encoded by the coding sequence GTGCACATAGAAAAAGTAACATTACAAGACCTTAGTTTGGTGGGCGAATTACAGCCTGATGGCTGGGCAGTGATAACAGATAATTTTATTCAGTACATCAATAGTGACTTTTCTTTTCCCATAAAGGCGACAATCGATGACAATATTGTAGGCCTTGGAAATCTAGTTATATTTCCCGGATCGGCTTGGCTTACACATATTATTGTCGCGCCAGAGCATCAGGGTGAAGGCATAGGAAGTACTATCGTAGATCGCCTTCTTGAACATGCGCAACAGGCCAATATACCATCCGTAGCCTTGATGGCGTCGGAAATGGGCGAACCTATTTACGCAAAAGCGGGTTTTAAAGTTATAGGAGAATATAGTGAATTCAAGAAATTGAGAGAGAACGAACCGCTACCTGGAAATACGTCGATTCTACCCTACTCACCTTCCTACCGAAGACATATCCTAAAACTAGATGAAATCATAACCGGAGAAAATAGGGAAGATTTGCTATCCCCTTACCTAGAAAACAGCATGGTTTTCATGAAAGAAGAAAAGATTACCGGTTACCATATCCCCTTTCTTGGCGAAGGGCCAATTTATGCCTTAGACGTAGAAGCTGGAATTTCATTGATGGAACTACATTATAGTTTGACGAATAAGGCGGTAGTTCCTTCACAAAACGCTGATGCAATTGCTTATTTGAAAAAGCAAGGATTTGAACACGTAGGACTAAACGGAAAACGAATGGTCTGGGGAGCTGATATTGCTTGGAATCCTAGTCAGGTATTTGGCAGAATTAATGGAGCCTATGGATAA
- a CDS encoding aerolysin family beta-barrel pore-forming toxin, which translates to MKFKQNVVLALVGLALFAACNKNAAHLENEADHSQIAMSADASMTKSSYEELGYNNVDEMIKDGWKLVDTYKATPATNQRWAFNQNLTSRVEQEKLPITYNLLKDMGYDIYTRRDLARLKIKTLLEGKRPDGLSFSSNLTTEGSSHPTALERMGLEGIYIKLYPPQLEILESSIGQPDEIFRVTAYNSSNQESTSEVDYSYKTGYKTTWQKQVNGSLKVGVKAEIGVPMLSKFETNAEVTIGKVNTDGGENSTETTRSSKYKATVPAHSKKTLVVITKRAKSSVRYTVQMSVFGSVGANYPVPVARHGVPGWHYFHGFSADTFFLPPKSEQGVVNVLENFDVEIFESPAERI; encoded by the coding sequence ATGAAATTCAAACAAAATGTAGTGTTAGCTCTAGTGGGTTTGGCACTATTTGCAGCTTGCAACAAGAATGCTGCACATCTAGAAAATGAAGCGGATCACAGTCAGATCGCTATGTCAGCAGACGCCTCTATGACAAAATCTTCCTATGAGGAGCTTGGTTACAATAATGTAGACGAAATGATTAAAGATGGCTGGAAATTGGTTGATACCTATAAAGCAACTCCGGCAACTAACCAACGCTGGGCCTTCAATCAAAACCTGACCTCAAGGGTTGAGCAAGAAAAACTACCTATCACGTATAATCTGCTTAAAGATATGGGCTATGATATTTATACTAGAAGAGATTTGGCCAGACTGAAAATTAAGACATTGCTCGAGGGAAAACGTCCGGATGGCCTTTCTTTTAGTAGCAACTTAACTACAGAAGGTTCGTCACATCCGACAGCTTTGGAGCGCATGGGTCTGGAGGGGATCTATATTAAATTATATCCTCCTCAACTAGAAATTTTGGAATCATCTATTGGCCAGCCGGATGAAATATTTAGGGTTACAGCTTATAATAGCAGTAATCAGGAGAGTACATCTGAAGTAGATTATTCCTACAAGACTGGTTATAAAACGACCTGGCAGAAACAGGTGAACGGAAGTTTAAAAGTTGGCGTAAAAGCGGAAATTGGCGTACCAATGCTTAGTAAGTTTGAAACAAATGCAGAGGTCACTATTGGTAAAGTCAACACAGATGGTGGTGAAAATAGCACTGAGACGACGAGGTCTTCCAAATATAAAGCTACCGTACCTGCCCATTCTAAGAAGACGCTTGTCGTGATCACAAAGCGTGCGAAATCAAGCGTACGGTATACAGTACAAATGTCAGTTTTTGGTTCTGTGGGTGCAAACTACCCAGTCCCAGTTGCCCGCCATGGAGTCCCTGGCTGGCATTATTTCCATGGTTTTAGCGCAGATACATTCTTTCTCCCTCCTAAATCAGAGCAAGGTGTTGTGAATGTACTTGAAAACTTTGACGTAGAGATATTTGAATCACCTGCAGAGAGGATATAA
- a CDS encoding sigma-70 family RNA polymerase sigma factor, whose amino-acid sequence MCQLCCRPSKGKEDAMASFDFDFDILYREHAATLLHIALRKLDDKEQAMDVVQDLFVDLWQRRSMINITGNPQHYLVSALYHKIFQHFRKVGLNQKHIAHFKVLQTAADEGMDRVGEDDFEEHHALTIRHIDHSVEQMSPRMRTIFELKYYQSYSNQEIASLLGISNQTVKNQLSRSLDQVRKELAEKSVHDTVFIVPLLSYILLQ is encoded by the coding sequence ATATGTCAACTTTGCTGTCGACCATCCAAAGGCAAAGAAGACGCTATGGCATCATTTGACTTCGATTTTGACATTCTTTACAGAGAACACGCGGCTACATTATTACATATTGCCTTGCGCAAGCTGGATGATAAAGAACAGGCGATGGACGTGGTTCAAGATCTGTTTGTTGATCTTTGGCAGCGCCGGTCTATGATCAATATAACGGGCAATCCGCAGCACTATTTGGTTTCCGCACTTTATCATAAGATATTTCAACACTTTCGGAAAGTCGGCTTAAATCAAAAGCATATAGCGCATTTTAAAGTCCTGCAAACAGCAGCTGACGAAGGGATGGATCGGGTAGGAGAAGATGACTTTGAAGAACATCATGCACTGACCATTCGGCACATAGATCACTCTGTCGAGCAGATGTCACCACGTATGCGTACGATATTCGAGCTTAAATATTATCAATCGTATTCCAATCAGGAAATTGCTTCCCTGCTTGGCATTTCCAATCAAACTGTCAAAAATCAATTGAGCAGATCACTCGATCAGGTGAGAAAGGAATTAGCCGAAAAAAGCGTGCACGATACGGTTTTTATAGTACCTCTGCTTTCCTATATTTTACTGCAGTAG
- a CDS encoding basic secretory protein-like protein — protein MKYRNDMIRCRSSIPVFLGFILCFLAPSIGMSQYFGQNKMRYKKLNFKVYDTPHFNVYYYLNNDSMMHWLAKESEVWYEMHQQVFQDTFLRKNPIIFYNNHPDFQQTTATQGEIGEGTGGFTEAFKQRVVMPIAQSNHQTRHVLGHELVHAFQYRMLIEGNDSTRLENVGNLPLWMIEGMAEYFSIGKKDAYTSMWMRDAYARKDFPSLQQMTNQSHRYFPYRYGQSFLAFIGATYGDTVIMPMFIESAKYGYETGMKRVFGYDAQTISTLWKNTMEDTYRKLGKDTTSRPIGTPLLTRSNAGRMNVSPAISPDGKYVAFLSELDLFGIDLFLADAKTGQVLKKLGSRQTNKDIDAFSFIESAGAFSPDSKQFAFSVFNQGKNKLMIIDVEKRRQLGLVEMEGIAQFANITWSPDGETVAFSGLKNGQSDLYTYNLSSKKLVQLMDDYYSDVQPSFSRDGRYLVFSTDRLALQANNRSVDIPMNLAIFDLQQNTFKSLNVFPGANNLNPHFSADGSAIYFLSNSDGFRNMYRLKTDSEQVERLTDFFTGISGITEYSPAMSISAQDEIVYSFFKNNEYSVYRADASAFEPVSVDNQLVDFNAAMLFPDEDRGVDVINNNLRNFNTYRRINSSQINEIPYRPQFKLDYLTNTGMGMAVGNRYGAGMAGGVFGTFSDILGYNQILGALNINGEIYDFGGQLAYINQQNRWNWGFSASHIPFRYGFTEFNVQNLGQGDELVENTYLIRQFQTQLEAFVAYPFNRVHRFEVGAAYARYGFRAEHWRFGRNTGISDRNTMSSDDALRLGLGNLETFAMPQVTAGFVGDNAVFGIAAPLQGYRYRMTVGQNFGEQNFQVYNFDYRRYERLKPVTLAARVYSYMRVGEGENRFQGLYIGYPFLMRGYERIQDLSGKVTFGDLVGSRMAVANFEMRLPFTGPEGLALFKSGLLWSDLNLFFDAGLAWSRGNTIRWSKTDADRILVDNPNGESFYEYNQQVRAPLYSVGISMRVNLFGAMILEPYYAIPLVGGRSQFGHFGLNFAPGW, from the coding sequence ATGAAATATAGAAATGATATGATCCGTTGTCGTTCTTCTATCCCGGTATTTTTGGGATTTATTCTTTGTTTTCTTGCGCCATCTATCGGCATGAGTCAGTATTTTGGTCAGAACAAAATGCGGTATAAGAAGCTGAATTTCAAGGTGTATGATACACCTCACTTCAATGTATACTATTACTTGAATAATGATTCGATGATGCACTGGTTGGCCAAAGAATCTGAGGTGTGGTATGAAATGCATCAGCAGGTTTTTCAAGATACCTTTCTGCGTAAAAACCCCATTATTTTTTATAATAATCATCCCGACTTCCAACAGACCACGGCCACGCAGGGCGAGATTGGCGAAGGTACGGGTGGTTTTACGGAAGCTTTCAAGCAGCGTGTCGTGATGCCGATTGCACAATCCAATCATCAAACGCGCCATGTGTTGGGGCACGAGTTGGTACACGCCTTCCAATATCGTATGTTGATCGAGGGCAATGACAGTACCCGATTAGAAAATGTAGGCAATCTGCCCCTGTGGATGATAGAAGGTATGGCGGAGTATTTCTCCATCGGCAAGAAAGACGCTTATACTTCCATGTGGATGCGCGACGCTTACGCCAGAAAAGATTTTCCATCGTTGCAACAGATGACCAATCAATCGCATCGCTATTTTCCATATCGATACGGCCAATCTTTTCTGGCATTTATTGGCGCTACGTATGGTGATACTGTGATTATGCCTATGTTTATCGAATCGGCTAAATATGGTTATGAAACCGGTATGAAACGTGTGTTTGGCTATGATGCACAGACCATTTCCACCTTGTGGAAGAATACCATGGAAGATACCTATCGGAAGTTAGGCAAGGATACTACCTCTCGGCCAATTGGTACACCTTTACTGACTCGTTCTAATGCGGGAAGAATGAACGTGTCTCCTGCGATTTCGCCGGATGGCAAATATGTAGCCTTCTTGTCTGAGTTAGATCTTTTTGGAATTGACCTATTTCTAGCTGATGCAAAAACTGGTCAGGTGCTTAAAAAATTGGGTAGTAGACAGACTAATAAAGATATAGATGCTTTTAGCTTTATTGAATCTGCAGGTGCTTTTTCACCAGATAGTAAGCAGTTTGCCTTTAGCGTATTTAACCAAGGTAAGAACAAACTGATGATTATCGATGTCGAAAAGAGAAGGCAACTTGGTCTGGTCGAGATGGAAGGTATCGCACAGTTTGCTAATATCACCTGGTCTCCTGACGGAGAAACTGTGGCATTCTCTGGACTTAAGAACGGCCAAAGCGATCTGTATACATACAATCTTTCCAGTAAGAAATTGGTGCAATTAATGGACGATTATTATTCCGACGTGCAGCCTAGTTTTTCTCGAGATGGTCGTTATTTGGTCTTTAGTACCGATCGCCTTGCGCTGCAAGCGAATAATCGTTCGGTAGATATTCCGATGAATCTTGCCATTTTTGATTTGCAACAAAATACTTTCAAGAGCCTGAATGTATTCCCGGGAGCAAATAACTTAAATCCGCACTTTTCGGCAGATGGTTCCGCGATCTATTTTCTTTCTAACAGTGATGGTTTTCGCAATATGTATCGCTTGAAGACGGATTCAGAACAAGTGGAGCGCCTTACCGATTTCTTTACCGGCATTAGTGGAATTACAGAATATTCACCGGCTATGAGCATTTCTGCACAAGACGAAATCGTTTATTCATTCTTTAAAAACAACGAGTATAGTGTTTATCGCGCGGATGCTTCTGCTTTTGAGCCAGTATCAGTAGATAATCAACTCGTGGATTTTAACGCCGCGATGCTATTTCCAGATGAGGATCGAGGAGTAGACGTGATAAACAATAATTTAAGGAATTTCAATACTTATCGTCGCATCAATTCTTCTCAAATTAATGAAATCCCTTACCGGCCACAATTTAAGCTGGATTACCTCACCAACACGGGGATGGGCATGGCAGTGGGTAACCGATATGGTGCTGGTATGGCAGGGGGGGTATTTGGTACATTCTCCGACATATTGGGTTACAATCAAATTTTAGGAGCGCTCAATATTAATGGTGAAATTTATGATTTTGGTGGGCAGCTGGCGTACATTAATCAGCAGAATCGTTGGAATTGGGGTTTCTCGGCATCGCATATTCCTTTTCGCTATGGTTTTACGGAGTTTAACGTGCAAAATTTAGGGCAGGGTGACGAGTTGGTGGAGAATACCTACCTGATACGGCAGTTTCAAACCCAGTTGGAAGCTTTTGTAGCCTATCCCTTTAATAGAGTTCACCGCTTCGAAGTCGGCGCTGCTTACGCTCGGTATGGATTTCGTGCAGAGCATTGGCGTTTTGGCAGAAACACTGGTATCAGTGATCGTAATACCATGAGTTCGGATGATGCTTTGCGGTTGGGTTTGGGAAATCTGGAAACGTTTGCCATGCCGCAAGTTACGGCAGGTTTTGTTGGCGATAATGCCGTATTCGGTATTGCCGCACCCCTGCAGGGCTATCGCTATAGAATGACAGTTGGACAAAATTTCGGTGAACAAAATTTTCAGGTGTATAATTTCGACTATCGTCGATACGAACGCCTGAAACCAGTTACATTGGCAGCGCGGGTATATTCTTATATGCGTGTGGGTGAGGGGGAAAATCGCTTTCAAGGCTTGTATATTGGCTATCCGTTTCTAATGCGTGGCTATGAACGCATACAGGATCTTTCCGGTAAGGTAACTTTTGGAGATTTGGTAGGGTCTCGCATGGCGGTAGCCAATTTTGAAATGCGCTTGCCGTTTACGGGGCCAGAGGGTTTGGCGCTTTTTAAATCAGGATTACTTTGGTCTGATTTGAACTTGTTTTTCGACGCGGGACTAGCTTGGAGCCGAGGCAACACCATTCGCTGGAGTAAGACTGATGCAGATCGTATCTTAGTTGATAATCCAAATGGCGAATCTTTTTATGAGTATAATCAGCAGGTTCGTGCACCGTTATATAGTGTTGGTATCTCGATGCGCGTAAACCTCTTTGGTGCCATGATATTGGAACCATACTATGCTATTCCTTTGGTGGGCGGTCGTTCGCAGTTTGGCCACTTCGGATTAAATTTTGCGCCGGGCTGGTAA
- a CDS encoding lipase family protein: MNRAFLDTALDSKFEEMVSGYTMHYRTPSVGLDNRADIWIRKDSTVVLMLRGTTRQQESILADFYCAMVPASGTLQMHKGEDYAYLLADDDRAAVHAGFLIGFVYLADHIEQKMEALYHAGYRQFLIGGHSQGGALCYYFSAWLMQKQKKGTMKDILVKTYASAAPKVGNMYFAYDYDNANRSQWSFSIINTNDAVPEMPLTTQQLEIDMNEPNPILSLYTRLDDLPFLKRTVLRRSFNIMKKRAEKSSEAYQKYLGKYTGRFIVRYLPELQIPELVKTTYFQRPGVPIVLSANQAYLDYFAESSRYFHHGIDTYRFLLRQYYDGLDEYAPFVKR, translated from the coding sequence TTGAATAGAGCATTCCTGGATACTGCTTTGGATAGTAAATTTGAAGAGATGGTTTCGGGGTATACGATGCATTATCGTACCCCTAGCGTAGGTTTGGATAATCGGGCGGATATCTGGATTAGAAAAGACTCGACTGTCGTACTGATGCTACGAGGCACTACACGTCAACAGGAGTCGATCTTAGCAGATTTTTATTGTGCGATGGTTCCGGCAAGTGGAACGCTACAGATGCATAAAGGTGAAGATTATGCATATCTATTAGCAGATGATGATCGTGCTGCCGTACACGCTGGTTTTCTGATTGGATTTGTTTATCTGGCAGACCATATAGAACAAAAAATGGAAGCATTGTATCATGCAGGTTATCGCCAATTTTTAATAGGAGGACATTCACAAGGTGGTGCTTTGTGCTATTATTTCAGTGCCTGGCTTATGCAAAAGCAAAAAAAGGGTACTATGAAAGATATTTTGGTAAAAACCTATGCTAGTGCTGCTCCAAAAGTAGGTAATATGTATTTTGCCTACGATTATGATAATGCAAATCGCTCCCAATGGAGCTTCAGCATTATTAATACCAACGATGCAGTGCCAGAGATGCCACTTACCACCCAGCAGTTGGAGATTGATATGAACGAGCCCAATCCCATTTTGAGCTTGTATACTAGATTGGATGATTTGCCTTTTTTAAAACGAACCGTTTTGCGACGCTCATTCAACATCATGAAGAAGCGTGCCGAAAAGTCTTCTGAAGCCTATCAGAAATACCTAGGTAAGTATACTGGTAGATTTATCGTACGCTACCTTCCTGAATTGCAAATCCCGGAACTGGTCAAGACCACCTATTTTCAACGTCCGGGAGTACCCATCGTGCTATCCGCAAATCAGGCTTATCTAGATTATTTTGCGGAATCATCCCGCTATTTTCATCACGGCATTGATACCTATCGTTTTTTGCTTCGCCAATATTATGATGGTCTTGATGAATATGCACCTTTTGTGAAAAGATAA
- a CDS encoding FecR family protein has product MSKQSTSLEQLIQRYLEGKCTAEEKAKLHRWMESLEISDQSVSEEDIQQLRNRIDTIIQPEELNVKKLGRPRLHIVAIAASILCIGFASFFYLRNHQNKTKQVQSSIAECNSSSSDLDRLRVYHNHGTADRSIRLADGTEVTLTPNSSIYLLAGFETDHRHISLRGKARFDVAKDVSRPFSVITGGIHTTAIGTIFWVTHLDKQTLPVVQLLSGKVAITKKAINGTSKLLAALSPGDIWDNNGIRLPAKSPANRHETPLKPAVEKVEAIVLAFHHTPLKEVFDVLSTHFETDFSYENEDLTGMTFYGNYSAQVTIDDILKHIMLTHDLVITYHEETERYEVSLQLNHQTND; this is encoded by the coding sequence ATGTCAAAACAATCCACCTCATTAGAGCAGCTCATCCAAAGATACCTGGAAGGTAAATGTACTGCCGAAGAAAAAGCAAAACTACATCGTTGGATGGAATCCCTGGAGATTTCTGACCAATCGGTCTCCGAAGAAGATATTCAGCAGCTAAGAAATCGTATTGACACTATCATCCAACCCGAAGAGCTAAATGTTAAAAAATTGGGAAGACCTCGCTTGCATATAGTTGCAATAGCCGCTTCTATATTGTGCATTGGGTTTGCCAGTTTTTTCTATCTCAGGAATCATCAAAATAAAACGAAACAGGTACAATCTAGTATAGCTGAATGTAATTCTTCGTCATCAGATCTGGATAGACTGCGCGTGTATCACAATCATGGTACCGCCGACAGGTCTATTCGGTTGGCAGATGGCACCGAGGTGACTTTGACTCCTAATAGTAGTATTTACCTATTGGCCGGTTTTGAAACAGATCACCGTCATATCTCACTTCGTGGAAAAGCGCGATTTGATGTTGCCAAAGATGTATCTCGACCATTCTCTGTTATCACGGGAGGTATTCATACCACTGCCATAGGGACAATTTTTTGGGTCACACACTTAGACAAACAAACGCTTCCTGTCGTACAGCTACTATCCGGGAAAGTTGCCATCACGAAAAAAGCTATCAATGGCACTTCTAAGCTCTTAGCAGCATTGAGCCCAGGCGATATTTGGGATAATAACGGGATCCGTTTACCCGCGAAAAGCCCTGCTAACCGTCATGAAACTCCACTAAAACCAGCCGTAGAAAAAGTTGAAGCTATCGTATTAGCCTTCCACCACACACCTTTAAAAGAAGTATTTGATGTGCTTTCAACTCATTTCGAAACCGACTTTTCCTACGAAAATGAGGATCTAACCGGGATGACTTTCTACGGTAACTACAGCGCTCAGGTAACCATTGATGACATCTTAAAGCATATCATGCTAACGCACGATTTAGTGATAACCTATCATGAAGAGACGGAAAGATATGAGGTATCTCTCCAATTGAACCACCAAACAAACGATTAA